From Alkalilimnicola sp. S0819:
TATTCCGTCCACCGACGAGCTGAAGCTGCCGGCGGTGATCAAGGAATTCGCCATGATCAAGCGCGGCCTGGTGATCTTCGTGGGCGCCACCGGCACGGGCAAGTCCACCTCGCTGGCCTCGATGATCAGCTACCGCAACCACAACAGCACCGGCCATATCATCACCATCGAGGACCCCATCGAGTTCATCCACCAGCACGCCGGCTGCATCGTCACCCAGCGCGAGGTGGGCATAGACACCGAGTCCTTCGATGTGGCGCTGAAGAACACCCTGCGCCAGGCGCCCGACGTGATCCTGATCGGCGAAATCCGCACCCAGGACACCATGGACTACGCCATCGCTTTCGCCGAGACCGGCCATCTGTGCCTGGCGACCCTGCACGCCAACAACGCCAACCAGGCCATGGATCGCATCGTCAACTTCTTCCCGCCGGAGCGGCACAACCAGCTGTTCATGGACCTGTCGTTGAACCTGAAGGGCGTGGTGGCCCAGCAGCTGATTCCCACCCCGGACGGCAAGGGGCGGGTGCCCGCGGTGGAGGTGCTCAAGGGCACGCCGCTGGTGGCCGACAAGATCCGCGCCGGCGAGGTGCACGAGCTGAAGGAGATCATGAAGCGCTCCCGGGAGCAGGGCATGCAGACCTTCGACCAGCACCTGTTCGAGCTCTACAAGAGCGGCCAGATCACCTACGAGGACGCGCTGCGTTACGCCGATTCGGAGAACGAGGTGCGGCTGATGGCCAAGCTGGGCGCCGATGACACCCAGGAGCGGCTGGAGAGCGCCACTGCCGGCATGACCCTGGTGGATGAGCGGGCCGGCGACCACCGGTACTGATGCGCTGCCGGCGGCTGCCGGGCGCTGGGGTCGCCCCGGCGCCTGTGGGCCTTTTCGGACCTCGCGGCGCGGCCGCGGAGCTTGGGCCGGCAGGAAAGTCGGACCCTCTCTGAGTACTTGCCATGAAACGACTCGCTTCCTGGTGGCGCCGCAAGGCACCGCCCGCCTCGCCGCCCGGCGCGGCTGACACGGATGATGAACAGCTGTGGGTTTCCCGCGCCCACTTGCGGCGCATGGAGGAGCTGGCACAACGTTATCGCAGCATCGTCGATCTCATACCCGAGGCGGTGTGCGTGGTGGCCCCGGATGGCCGGTATCTGGAACGCAATGCCCATGCGGAGACGCTCACCGGCATAGGGATCGATGCGGTGCGTGGCCGCTCCTTTCTGGATCTGGTGATCCCGGAGGATCGGGAGAGAGCCTTCGAGGCCGTCAATGGCGCCAAGCAGGGCAAGCCGCAGAACACCGGGTTCCGAGTCTACAACGCCGAAGGTGGTGTGGTGCATACCGACCTGACGGTAGCGCCCATCGTCAGCGAGGGGGAGGTGGTGGCGGTGTTCGGGCTGGCTCGGGACATGACCCACCGGGTAGAAGCGGAGCGCCGGCTCAAGGCCAGCGAGCAGAAGTTCCGCAGCCTGTTCCACCACAGCCTGGACGGCATCCTGCTGATCAGTAGCGACTATCGGATTATTGATGCCAACCCGGCCGTCTGCGCCATGCTGCAGCGGGACAAGGAGCAGCTGGTGGGTCAGCCCAGTGAGCTGGGCATGGTCAATGATGCGGCGCTGCGGGCGGCGCGCCAGGCGCAGCGCCGTCATGGCAGCTTTCGCGGCGAACTCTACGCCCGGCGGGCCGATGGCGGGGTGTTTCCGGTGGAAGTCAGCGCCTCCAGGTTCGCCGGTGCCGATGGCGAGTACTACATCGCCACCGTGATGCGCGATATCAGTGAGCGCAAGCGCGCGGAGCACGCCCTGCGCGCGTCTCGGGAGGATATACGCCGGCTGTGGGGCTTCGCCCAGTCGGTGCGTGAGCAGGAGCAGAAGCGGCTTGCCCGGGAAGTGCACGACGAACTGGGTCAGCTGCTCACGGCCATGAAGCTGGACCTGGACTGGCTCAAGCGCAAGCTGCCCGAGGAGGAGACCTTCGTCGCCGACAAGGTGGCCGATCTGGAGGTGCTGCTCAGCGCCACTCTCGACGCCCAGCGGCGTTTGCTGGCGGGGCTGCGGCCTCGAGTTCTCGACGAGCTGGGCTTGGGAGCCGCCTGCCAATGGTTGCTGAGGGAGTTTACCGCCAGCAGTAACGTGCCTCATCAGCTGTGCCTCAGTCACGGCGAGTTCCAGTTGGAGGATGAGCTCGCCACCACGGTGTTTCGCATTGTCCAGGAGGCGCTCACCAATGTGGCGCGACACGCGCAAGCCAGCCGGGTGCGGGTGAGCCTGATCCAGGGCGAGGGGCGCTTCTGCGTGCGGGTGCTCGATGACGGCTGCGGTCTGGCGTCTCGGCCAGACTCCTCTCAACAGCGGTTCGGGTTGCTGGGTATCCGTGAGCGGGTGAACCTGCTCAACGGCGAGCTGAGGCTGGAGAGCCAGCCCGGGTGCGGTACCGAGTTGCACGTGGATCTGCCGCTTGAGCCGGCGCGGGCTCCGGCTCAGGCGGGCGTGCCCGATCAGACCACGGCCAAGCTCGCCGGCGTGGCGCTCCAGGGGGGCGGAATCAGGGCGCACAGCCCGTGGGCGTGCCCCAGAGCGTGAACGCCTCGATGAACCTTTACGGAGACGCGTAGGGTTCGCGCTCAAGCGCGCGCCCTCGGTGGGTGATGCCGCGGGTCATGGGGCCGGGATCGGCTGGAAGACGTATTGCGGCAGCCCTTCCGCTTCTTCATCCAGCCGCCGGCGCAGCTTTTCCCCTCCCAGAGCCAGCACCCGCACGTCCGGCTTTGTTTCCAGCCCTCCCCACCAACGCCGCAGCAGGCCCACCGCATCGCCCTCGAAACACCCGGGCAGGCCATCCGGATGGGCGATGCGGCTGGGAATGCCGAGTTCCTCCAGCATGGCGATGCCGGCAATCGCTTCCGCCGGTTTCGGGCCGATCAGGTAACGGGAGGGGCGTGGCCGAAACGGCAGGCTGTCCGCGGCGCCGATGAGCACCAGCCGGGGTGGGGGATTCTGGCGCCGGGCGGCATGCAGCGCGGCCGCCAGGCCCACTTCATCCGCCAGCAGTACCGGGGCCGCCGGTGCCGCGGGACCCAGCGGGCCGTTCACGCGGCAGGGGCTGCCGGGGCGCAGTTCGGGCAGCTTGCGGGCAAGCGCGGGGGGCAACAGCAGCGCGGTCCACTCGGCGTGTTGTTCCAGCACGGGTAGGCGGAGGCTTTGCCCCTGCAGGTCCAGTTCCAGCCATTGCCCCGGTGCGGCCGGCGGGTGGCGGGCCGCCAGGCGCAGCATCTGCCAGCCCTGGGCAAGCGGCCCCAGGCCTTGCACAGGGGCGTCGTTCACGGCGTGCGTTCAAAGACCACGCGCCCAGCCAGCAAGGTGTGGCTGGCACGGCCGCTGAATTCCCAGCCGTGGTAGAGGCTGTTCTTGCCGCGACTGAGCATGGTCTCGGGCCGATGCCACCAGACCGCGTGCGGGTCCAGCACGCAGATATCGGCCGGGGCGCCGGGCTGCAGGCGCCCCGCATCCAGGCCGAGGATGCGGGCCGGGTTGCTGGTCACGCAGGCCAGCGCCTGATGCAGCGGCAGTACACGATCATCGGCCAGGCGCAGGATCAGGGCGAGCAGGCTGTCCACCGCGGACACGCCGGGCTCGGTCTCGCTGAACGGGGCGCACTTGGCGTCGGCATCGTGGGGCTGGTGGTCGGAGCAGATCACCTCGATCACGCCCTGGGCCAGGGCGCGACGCAGGGCGTCCCGGTCGGCGGTGCTGCGCAGCGGCGGCTGCAGATGGGCCTCGGCGCGAAAGCCGCTGACGTCCATCTCGTTGAAGAACAGATGGTGAATGCTCACATCGGCGCTCACCGGCAGGCCGTCGTGACGGGCCCGGGCCAGCAATTCCGCGCCCCGGGCGGTGGACAGGCGGGTGAAGTGCACGGGCCCGCCCACGGCGTCCACCAGCGCCAGATCCCGGGCGAGCGCCGCGGTCTCGGCGGCCTCCGGTATGCCGGGAATGCCGAGCCGGGTGGCGACGTGCCCCTCGTGCATGCCGCCCTCGCGGTGCAGCCAGGGGTCCCGGGGGGTGAGCAGTACCGGCAGTTGCTGGGTGGCGGCGTATTCCAGCGCCCGGCGCAGCACCAGGCTGTTGGCCACCGGCTGGCCGCCGTCGCTGAGCGCCGGGCAGCCGGCCCGTTTCAGCGCGGCCATTTCGCTCAGGCGCTCGCCTTCCAGGCCCAGGGTCAGCGCCCCCAGCGGGATGACGCGGGCGGCGTCGGTTTCCTCGGCCCGGCGGTGGATCAGCTCCACCACCGAGGGGCTGTCGATCACCGGGCGGGTGTCCGGCGGGCAGCAGGCGTGGCCGATGCCGCCGCCGGCCGCGGCGCGGGCTTCACTGGCAATCGAGCCCTTGCGGCTATGGCCGGGTTCGCGCAGGCGCACGGACAGGTCCACCAGGGCGGGGATCACCCACTGCCCGGCGGCGTCCAGGGTGCGCTCGGCCTGGAAGCCGGCAGGCGCGTCGCCGATGGCCTGAATGCGCCCCTCGGCGATGAACACATCGGCCTCGCCGTCGAAGCCGCTGGCCGGGTCGATGACACGGCCGTTGCTGATCAGCAGGCCCTTCATGCCGCTCCCTCCCCCTGACGGGCCCCCAGGCACATGGACATCACCGCCATGCGCACGGCGATGCCGTTGGTGACCTGGCGCAGGATGACCGCGCGCTTGCCGTCGGCCACCGCCGAGTCGATCTCCACCCCGCGATTGATGGGGCCGGGGTGCATGACGATGGCCTCCGGGTGCGCCAGGGCGAGCCGTTCCTCGCTCAAGCCGTAGAGGCGAAAGTATTCCGATTCACTGGGCAGCAACGCGCCCTGCATGCGCTCGCGCTGCAGCCGCAGCATGATCACCACGTCCACGTCCCGCAGCCCGGCGGTGAGATCGTGATAGACCTGCGCCCCCAGACTGTCCACCTCGGCGGGCAGCAGGGTGCGCGGCCCGATCACCCGCACCTCGCCCACCCCCAGGCCGTTCAGGGCGTGGATCTGGGAGCGGGCCACCCGGGAGTGGAGGATGTCGCCGACGATGGCCACCCGCAGCGGGCCGAAATCCCCCTTGTGCTGGCGGATGGTGAGCATGTCCAGCATGGCCTGGGTGGGGTGGGCGTGCTGGCCGTCGCCGGCGTTGATCACCGCCACCCCGGGGCCGACTCGCTCGGCGACGAAATGTGCGGCGCCGGAGCTGGCGTGGCGCACCACGAACATATCGCTCTGCATGGCTTCCAGGTTGCGCAGCATGTCCAGCAGGCTCTCGCCCTTGCTGGTGGCGGAGTTGGCGATGTCCAGGTTGACCACGTCCGCCGACAGGCGCTTGGCGGCCAGCTCGAAAGTGGTGCGGGTGCGGGTGCTGGGCTCGAAGAACAGGTTCATCACCGTGCGCCCGCGCAGCAGCGGCACCGACTTGATGGACTTGTCGATCACCCCGGTGAAGGACTGGGCGGTGTCGAGAATGTCGGTGAGCAGCTCCCGGGGCAGGCCCTCGGTGCTGAGAAAATGCCGCAGCCGGCCCTGACGGTCCAGTTGGATATCGTTCACAGGCTGCGCTCCTGCCATTGCAGCGGCTCCGGTCCCCGCAACTTGATCTGGCGCTCGGCGGGTAGAGCCAGATGCTGGCCCACCACCTCGGCGGCGATCGGCAGTTCACGCCCGCCCCGGTCCACCGCCACGGCCAGGTGCACGCCGGCCGGGCGGCCGTAGTCGAAGATTTCGTTCAGTGCGGCGCGAATGGTGCGCCCGGTGTAGAGCACATCGTCGATGAGCAGGATGTGCCGTCCCTCCACCTCGAAGGGCAGCTGCGACGGCTGTACCCGGGGGTGCATGCCGATGCGGCTGAAATCATCGCGGTAGAAGGAGATGCCCAGTGTGCCCAGCGGTGTGCGCAGGCCCAGGCGGGGGTGCAGACGTTCGGCGATCCAGGCGCCGCCGGTGTGTATGCCGATCATGGCCGGGTCTTTCAGGCCCCGGGCCTCGATCAGCTGCGCGAGGCCCTCGGCCATGCGCTCGATGAGTTTCTCAGCTTGCTCCATGCGCCGCTTCCGCAAACCAGGTTTCGAGGATGACCTGGGCGGCCACCGCGTCCAGGCCGGCCTTGTGGCCGCCGCTCTCGCGCAGCCGCGCCTCGGCCTCGACGGAGGATAGCAGCTCCGCCACATGATGTACCGGCAGGTGGTAGCGGCCGTGCAGCCGCCGGGCGAAGCGCTCGGCCGCCTCGCTCATGGCGCTGGGGCTGCCGTCGGCGTGCAGGGGCAGGCCCACCACCAGCCCGGCCGGCGCCCACTGATCGAGCAGGGCGCGCAGCCGCTCCCAGGGGATGCCCTGGCGGCAGTCCAGCGTTTCCAGCGGACGCGCGCTCCCGGTGAGAGACTGCCCCACCGCCACGCCTAGGCGCCGCTCGCCGAAGTCGAAGGCCAGATAGGTGCCAGGGGGGCAGGTCATGGTGTGCCTTGTGGTCCGCGTATGCCGTCAATCGGGCACAGAGACTACGACGTTGCGCGGGCACTGTCCAAGGGCGCGGTGCCCGCGCCGCGGGTGGGCGTCCTCAGCCCGCCAGCATCCGCCACAGCTGGTGATAAAGCGGAATCCCGATGAGCACATTGAAGGGGAAGGTCAGGCCCAGCGAGGCCAGCATGGCCAGGCCGATGTTGGCCTGCGGAATGGCGGCACGCACCGCCACCGGGGCGGCGATGTAGGACGCGCTGGCGGTCAGCGCGGCGAGGACCACCGCCGAGCCTTCTTCCAGCCCCAGCCCGTAGCCCATGGCCAGGCCCGCGAGCGACAGCACGGCCGGGGCGCACAGGGCGAACACCATCAACCGCGCGTGGCCGAGCTTGAGTCCGCGCAGGGTGTCCGCCGCCACCAGGCCCATCTCCAGCAGAAACAGGGCGAGCACCCCCTGGAAGGCGCCGGTGTAGAGGCTGGTCACCCCGCTGCCGCCGTTGGGTCCGTACAGCCAGCCGATCAACACGCCGCCCACCAACAGGATCACGCCTCGGTTGGTCAGGGTTTCGTGCCACAGCGCCGAGGGCTGCTCCCCGGCCCGGGCCCCGGCCAGGTGGCGGAACAGAAACAGGCCGACGAGGATGGCGGGCAGCTCCAGCAGCACCAGGTAAAGCGTTACCTGGCCGCCCACCGCCAGTTCGTGGGTCTCGGCGTAGGCCAGTGCGACCGCGAAGGTGCCCGCGCTCACCGAACCATAATGGGCGGCGAGGCTGGCGCTGTCGGCCAGCGGCAAGCCCACCAGATGGCGCACCACGGGGAAGACCAGCAGCGGAATGGCAATGCCCAGCAGGGTGATGCCGGCCAGCTCCCACAGCAGCGCCGGGCTCAGGCTGCCGTTCAGGGCCATGCCGCCCTTGAGGCCGATGGTGAGCATGAGCAGCAGGCCGAGAACGTCACAGGCGGCCCGGGGAATGGACAGATCCGAGCGCACCAGGCCGGCGAACAGGCCGAGCAGGAAGAACATGACAACGATATCGGGCACGGGGACCTCCTTGGGCTTGTGGCGTTGCGGCGCAACAATCCCTGAGATGGCGCGGAAACGAAAGTAAATAAAAGATTCCCATGCATGGATGTTTATCTATAATTACTTCATGCGTCCGCGCCAGCTCACCATCCGTCTGCTCCAGGTCTACGCCGAAGTGGTGCGCTCCGGCTCCGTGACCGACACGGCCGCCCGGCTGCACCTGACGCAGCCCACCGTGTCCCAGCAACTGCGCCGGCTGCGCGAAATGGTGGGGGCGCGGATTCTGCACAGCCGCCAGGGGCGCTTGGTGCCCACCGAGGTGGGGCAGTCCTTGTATCGCTTGAGCCAGGATGTGCTCAGCCGCGTGGACAGCTTCGTGCAGTACCTGGACGAGTACCGCGAGGGAGAGCGGGGGCATTTCAGCATCGCGCTGGTGAACACCGCCCAGTACGTGCTCCCGCGGTTGCTGGCGCCCTTCACCCGCGATTGCCCCGATGTGGACGTCACGGTGGAGGTGGGTAACCGGGAACAGGTGCTGCAGCGCTTTCACCGCCACGAGGACGACCTGTACATCTTCAGCCATCCGCCGGCGGGTGAGGAGGTGATCGCGGCCCCTTTCCTGGCCAACCCCCTGGTGGTGGTCGCACCCGCCGATTCGCCCTGGGCGCGCCGCGGCCCCCTGTCCTTCAAAATGCTGGCCGGGGAGCGCTTCCTGCTGCGGGAGCCGGGCTCGGCCACCCGACGCCTGGTCGACAACTGGCTGAGCAGTCAGGAGATCAGCCTGCGCCACACCCAGCAGATTGCCAGCAACGAGGGGATACGTGTCGCGGTGGGCGCCGGCATGGGCCTGGCGGTGCTGTCCGAGCACGTGCTGCGCGAATCCCACCCCGAGATATGCATCCTGCCGGTGGGCGGGTTTCCCCTGCAGAGCCGCTGGCAGTTCGTGCTACGCCGCGGGCGGCATTTGCCGCCCGCGGCGCGGCGTTTTCTGGGCTTCTCGGCGCAGGCGCTGCGCCGGGAGATCGATGCGATGGAGGGTGAGCACGCCATCGCGGCGCTGCTCGCCGGCGGCGGGGGCAGCGACGATCAGGCGTGACCGGCTCCGGGGGCGAGCAGGTTCAGGTCCACCCCCAGCAGCGAGGCCGCGGCCTGCCAGCGCTCCGACGGCGCCCGCTCGAACAGGATGGCGCTGTCCGCCGGCCCGCTGAGCCAGCTGTTCTCGGCCAACTCCTGCTCCAGTTGCCCGGCCCCCCAGCCGGCATAGCCCAGGGCAATGAGAAAACGCTCCGGGCCTTCTTGCGCTGCCACGGCTTCCAGGATGTCCCGTGACGTGGTGATCGCCACCTCATCGCTGATCTGCAGCGAGGACTCCCATTGCCGCGAGGGGGCATGCAGCACGAAGCCACGATCCCGCTGCACCGGCCCACCCATGTAGACCACGGTCTGAGCCAGTTCGGGCGCCTCGCAGGGCAGGCTCATGTGCTCCAGCAATTCCCCCAGGGAGACCTCCGTGGGGCGATTGATGACGATGCCCAGCGCGCCCTCCTCGGTGTGCTCGCAGACGTAGGTGACGGTACGGGAGAAGTTGGGATCGTCCAGGCTGGGCATGGCGATCAGGAAATGGCCGTTGAGGAAGTCTTCCGTGCTCATGGAGCCAGTATCCGCCAGGGGGGGCTCGGCGGACAAGGGCGTTGCGCTCAGCGGGTGCTCAAGCCCCCAGCGCTGAAGCGCCAGGTGCGAGTGATCACCAGTTGCTCCCTGCCCTGGCGCACCTCGGCGGCCACCGCGGGGTAGGGGGCGGCGAGTTGCACGATGCGCATGGCGGCCTGGTCCAGCGCCGGGTGGGGGGAGGGGCGGTTGATGCGGATGTCCGCCACGCTGCCGTCGGCCCGCAGGGTCACATCCAGCACCAGGCTGCCGCTCAGTCCCAGGCGCCGGGCCTGCTCGGGGTAGTTGAGATTGCCCACCTGTTCCACCCGGTCGATCCAGCGGCGCATATAGTCGGCGGCCGCGTGGGCGCGGGTGGCGGCGCTGATGAAATGCTTGCTAGGCCCGCGGGCGCCGGCGGCCTCGGGGGAGGGGTCGAATTCCGCCTGGCGGGCGCTGCTGGTGCGAGTGGGGCGCAGGTTGATCGGCTCCAGCGCCCGGGGCGCGGGGCGGTGGCTGTCTTGGCGCCGGGCGCGCTCGCGGGCGGTGGCCTCGCTGCTGATCAGGGATTCGCTGTCCCGATGCGCTCGCCGAGTCTGCTCTCGGCGCTGCTGCTGGGACAGCCCGGCCTGGCGGCTGTGGGTATGGGAGGGCTCCCGTGGCCGAGCGCGGTCATCCAGGTCGCCGCCGCCTTCCTGGTCGGCTTGGGCGAGGAAGTCATGGTGCTCAGGCGCCTGTTGCTCGGGTAACGTCGCCAGCGTGATCTCCAGTACGTCCCGGGGCGGGCGCTTGGCCGGGTCCGCCTGGCTGAAGCCAACGCCCAGGATGATAAGCCCGTGCAGCACCGCGGCCAGGAACAGAGCCAGGGCCAGGCGGTCGGGGGCGTGGGCTTGGGCGGTGGTGGCACTCATGGACGGTAGCTTAAACGGCGCAGTATGGCCGCGGCCAGCAGGCCGTTCACGATTCCAAAGGCCAGGGCCGCGCTGAGCAGCACCGGCAGCAGTTTGAGCAGCGCCGGGTGGGGGATGAACAGCTGCCAGGCCAGTAAAAACTGGGTGCCCATATGCGCCATGCTGGCCAGCACGCTGCAGCCCACGGCGCCAATCCCCGGCAGGCGGGCGGCGAGCCCCAGGGCCAGTACCGCCGCCAGCGCCCCGCCCAGGCTGAGAATGAAGGTGGGCGAGAGGAAGGTGCCCAGGATCAGCCCACCGGCCAGCACCCGCAGCACCGCCACCCAGGCCGCCGCGCGCCAGCCAAACCGCAGCAGCACCACCACCGTGATGATGTTCGCCAGCCCCGGCTTGATGCCCGGCACCGGGCTTGGCAGGGCGGACTCCGCCACGTGGATGACGATGGCCAGCGCTGCCAGCCAGGCGATGCGCAGGTCTTCCCGTTGGGCCTGTACCACGCTCATGGGGGCTTAAAAGTTCATGGCATCGTAGCCGCCGTCGCCTTCCACTCGCACCACCACCTGGTTGGGCAGGCAGATGGCGCTCTCGCCGGCCTGCTCCAGCCAGCCGGTGCGCACGCAGATCTGCCGCGGGCCGGGAGAGGCCGTCACCCGCACCCGGCCATCCCGCACCTCGATGCGGCTCTCGCCCAGCGGCCCCTGTACCCGCCATTGCCCCGGCTGGTCCAGGGCTAGCCGATGGCGTTGCTCGCCGGCCACCCAGACACTGGCATGGGTCGCCCGGCCCGGCTCGCCCCAGAGCAGCGCGTAACTGGCGATAACCGCCAGCAGGGCGAGCAGGCACAGCAGGCGGTCGGTCCAGCTCACGGAATCGACACCTGGAGCACGGCCGCCGGCTCGCGCTCGAAGCGCAGCCGCTCGGCCATGGCGGGGCTCAGCCGGGCGCGGCCCTGGTTGTCCATCAACAACACGCGCTCGATGCCCAGCCGGGCGGCCAGCCGGGGCCATTGCGTGGGGCCGGCCACGAACAGCGCCGTGGCGGCCGCATCGGCCAGGGTGCCCTGCTCGGTGATCACCGTGAGCGACTGCGCCCCGCGGGCGGGTTCGCCGCTGCGAGGATCCAGCAGGTGGTGATAGCGTCGGCCCTGATGCTGGAAGTACCGTTCGTAGTCACCGGAGGTGAAGATGCACTCGCCGGGCTGCAGTCGCACCGCGGCGAGCACGCCGCTCTCGCGGGGGTGGCGGATTCCGATGCGCCAGTCGCGTTTGGCCGGTCGGCCCAGGGTGCACAGATCGCCCCCTGCGTTGACGATGGCCGCGCGGGCGCCGGCCCGTCGCGCGGCTTCCACCGCCCGGTCCACGGCGTAGCCCTTGGCGAAGGCGCCCAGATCCAGCTCCAGGCCTTGGGCGGGGGGCAGTAGCCGCGTCCCGGCGCATTCCTCCGCGGGGGCGGCTCCTGGTCGTGAGTCTTGGGTCTCGGCCGTTCTTGGTCCCGCGTTTTCCACGCAGGCGTCTGAGGCGCTTGTCGGGTCGAAGCGCAGCTCATCGAGGCTGGCGCGCCGGGCGCGCCAGGCGCGCAGCTCCCCGGGCGGCGGAGGCTGCGCGGGGGTGGTCTCTTGATGAAAGCCCCATAGACGGATCAGCGGGGCGATGGCGGGGTCGAAAAGCCCGTCGCTGGCGCGGGTGAGCGTCTGAGCGTGGCGTAGCAGGGCGGCGAGCCCCGCGGAGGCGGCCACGGGCTGGCCGTCACGCAGGGCGGCGTTGACCCGGCGCAGTTCGCCGTTGCCCTGCCAGGGGTGCAGGCGGTCATGCAGGCGCTGCAGGTCCGCTTCGATGCGTTGGCCCAGCGCCTGGGCTTCGTCGTCCGTGAGCCCGTAGAGGCTCAGCTCCACCACGGTGCCCATGACCAGAATGCGCCCCCGCCAGGGTGTCTCCGACTGCTCGGCGCAGCCGGCCAGCAGCACGACCGCGGCGAGCAGCAGGGCTCTCACCGCAGACGCCTCTCGATGACATCCAGCAGCTGGGCGCTGATGTTGATGCCGTAGAGGGCGTCCAGTTCGCGCACGCAGGTGGGGCTGGTGACGTTGATCTCGGTGAGGAAGTCGCCGATCACATCCAGGCCCACGAAGAGCAGGCCCATCTCACGCAGGGTGGGGCCCACCTGCTCGGCGATCCAGCGATCCCGGTCGCTCAGAGCGACCCCTTCGCCGCGGCCGCCGGCGGCCAGATTGCCGCGGGTCTCGCCCGCCGCCGGGATGCGCGCCAGGGCGTAAGGCACCGGTTCGCCGTCGATCATCAAGATGCGTTTGTCGCCGTCCTTGATCTCGGGCAGGAACTTCTGGACCATGATGTAACGGCCGCCGTGCTCGGTGAGGGTCTCGATGATTACCGACAGGTTCGCCTCGTCGGGCTCCACCACGAAGATGGACGCGCCCCCCATGCCGTGCAGGGGCTTGAGGACGCTCTTGCCGTGCTCGGCGACGAAGGCGCGCAGCCGGGTCGCGTCGCTGGTCACCTCGCAGGGGCCGCAGCACTGGGGGAATTGCAGCGCGAACAGCTTTTCATTGGCATCGCGCAGGCTCTGCGGGCGGTTCACCACCAGCGCGCCGGCCTGCTGGGCGTGCTCCAGAATGTAGCTGGCGTACAGGAACTGGCTGTCCACCGGCGGGTCCTTGCGCATCAGGATCACGTCCAGCTCGGCCAGGGGGCCGTCCTCGGCTTCGCCCAGTTCGAAGTAGTCATGGTCCTGGTCCCGCACGCGGATGGCTCGGTGACGACCGCGGGCCTCGCCCTGGCGCAGGTAAAGGTCACCCAACTCCAGGTAGCGCAGTGTCCAGCCGCGCCGCTGGGCTTCCAGCATCATGGCGAGGCTGGTGTCCTTGTAAGGCGTGATCGACTCGATGGGGTCCATCACCACGCCGCATCGGATGCTCATAAGGTCTCCCTTGGGTTCCGGTGTTTTCAGCTCGGCCTATTTCAGCTCGGCGATTTCCCGAGCCGCTGCCAGCAGTGCCAGGCGAGCGATCACGCCGTAGGCATAGAAGCGGTTGGGCTGGGCGTCCGGCGCCTGGTGGAGGTCGGGGTTGGTACAGCTGCCGGCGAAGGCCAGCGACTGGAATTGCATGCCCGGGGCGTTGAGGTTCTCGGTGGCGCTGCGCGCCTGGTGCACGCGGTAGAAGCCGCCCACTACGAAGTGGTCGATCATGTAGACCACCGGCTCGGCGCTTGCGAACTGCTCGCCCCAGGTTTCGTACGTATAAACCCCTTCCTGGATGAGCACCCGGCTGACGGCCAGACCCTCCTTGGCGGAGGCCATCTTGTTGCGCTGCTTGCGGTTCAGCTGGTGAATCTCCTCCACGCTGCTGACGCTCATGATGCCCATACCATAGGTGCCCGAATCGGCCTTGATGATCACGAAGGGCTCGCGATCGATGCCGTACTCCTCGTACTTGGCGCGGATGTCCGCGAGCAGGGCGGAAACATTGCGTGACAGGCAGTCCTCTCCCTCGCGCTTCTTGAAGTCGATCTTGCCGCAGTTGCGGAACAGCGGGTCGATCAGCCAGGGGTCTATGCCGATCAGCTCACAGAACTCCGTCGCCACGTTCCGGTAGTGTCCGAAGTGTCCGGACTTCGAGCGATTGCTCCAGCCGATTCCGGGAGGCGGAGTCACCGGCTGGTCCAGGCCTTCGAGGATCTCGGGGCGCCCACCGGAGAGGTCGTTGTTGAGCAGCACCAGGCAAGGCTGGTAGTCGCCGATGTGCACCCGCCGGCCCGTGCGCTGCAGCG
This genomic window contains:
- a CDS encoding FAD:protein FMN transferase, giving the protein MRALLLAAVVLLAGCAEQSETPWRGRILVMGTVVELSLYGLTDDEAQALGQRIEADLQRLHDRLHPWQGNGELRRVNAALRDGQPVAASAGLAALLRHAQTLTRASDGLFDPAIAPLIRLWGFHQETTPAQPPPPGELRAWRARRASLDELRFDPTSASDACVENAGPRTAETQDSRPGAAPAEECAGTRLLPPAQGLELDLGAFAKGYAVDRAVEAARRAGARAAIVNAGGDLCTLGRPAKRDWRIGIRHPRESGVLAAVRLQPGECIFTSGDYERYFQHQGRRYHHLLDPRSGEPARGAQSLTVITEQGTLADAAATALFVAGPTQWPRLAARLGIERVLLMDNQGRARLSPAMAERLRFEREPAAVLQVSIP
- the gshB gene encoding glutathione synthase, whose product is MSIRCGVVMDPIESITPYKDTSLAMMLEAQRRGWTLRYLELGDLYLRQGEARGRHRAIRVRDQDHDYFELGEAEDGPLAELDVILMRKDPPVDSQFLYASYILEHAQQAGALVVNRPQSLRDANEKLFALQFPQCCGPCEVTSDATRLRAFVAEHGKSVLKPLHGMGGASIFVVEPDEANLSVIIETLTEHGGRYIMVQKFLPEIKDGDKRILMIDGEPVPYALARIPAAGETRGNLAAGGRGEGVALSDRDRWIAEQVGPTLREMGLLFVGLDVIGDFLTEINVTSPTCVRELDALYGINISAQLLDVIERRLR
- the gshA gene encoding glutamate--cysteine ligase, producing the protein MATNPTPAVPHLTTALNGPLQQIETQLLEQQPQIEAWLRQQWRLTPAPFYGSVDLRNAGFKLAPVDTNLFPAGFNNLNPDFLPLCIHAVQTAIERLCPTAADVVLVPERHTRNTFYLENVAALQEIITKAGFRVRIGSIAEEITEATTLALPSGRDLVLEPLQRTGRRVHIGDYQPCLVLLNNDLSGGRPEILEGLDQPVTPPPGIGWSNRSKSGHFGHYRNVATEFCELIGIDPWLIDPLFRNCGKIDFKKREGEDCLSRNVSALLADIRAKYEEYGIDREPFVIIKADSGTYGMGIMSVSSVEEIHQLNRKQRNKMASAKEGLAVSRVLIQEGVYTYETWGEQFASAEPVVYMIDHFVVGGFYRVHQARSATENLNAPGMQFQSLAFAGSCTNPDLHQAPDAQPNRFYAYGVIARLALLAAAREIAELK